A window of the Brassica napus cultivar Da-Ae chromosome A2, Da-Ae, whole genome shotgun sequence genome harbors these coding sequences:
- the LOC106410183 gene encoding protein RALF-like 18: MNIVKFLIIAIVVTISVALCPTFVQSRKTKCDWLGGNCIKGGEEETMKMSSGLDVSRRVLQATRYINYDALKHNVPAKQHGQQDRPDNPYRRGCTLATECYRLTH, from the coding sequence ATGAATATTGTGAAGTTCTTGATCATCGCCATCGTTGTGACCATCTCGGTGGCTTTATGTCCAACATTTGTCCAATCTCGAAAGACAAAATGTGACTGGTTGGGTGGGAATTGCATCAAAGGTGGAGAAGAAGAGACCATGAAGATGAGTTCTGGTCTGGATGTGAGCCGTAGGGTCTTGCAAGCGACACGATATATAAACTACGATGCATTGAAGCACAACGTACCAGCTAAACAACATGGTCAACAAGACCGACCGGATAATCCATACCGGCGAGGTTGTACTCTCGCTACAGAATGTTACCGGCTTACGCATTAA